Below is a window of bacterium DNA.
TTGCGCCCGCGACCGGATTTGTGTCGACCGCGGCCGACCTCGCGCGCTTCTTCGCGACCCTCGATCCCGAAGCCAAGCGATCCGTGCTCTCGCCGGCCAGCCGGCGAGAGATGATCCGCCGGCAGTGGCATGACCCGCATGCTCCGGTGCCACGGCAGTACGGGCTCGGCATCATCCTGGGCAAGACCGCGGACTGGCAGTGGTTCGGTCACAGCGGAGGCTTCCAGAGCTGCCTGAGCCGGACCAGCGTTCTGCCGGGGCGCGAACTGACGGTCTCGGTCGTCGCCAACGCGATCGATGGCATGGCCGGCCCATGGTCCGACGGCATCATCCGCATCCTGCGCAGCTTCGCGACCCATGGCGCGCCCACCGCCCGCACACGCGACTGGACGGGTCGCTGGTGGAGCCTGTGGTCGTGCATCGACCTGGTGGCCCAACGAGATCGCGTCCTGGTCACAGCGCCGGCGGCCATCGACCCCTTTGCGGCTGCACCGCAGCTCACCGTCGGCCCCCGTGACACGGCGACCATCAGCGCCGCGAGCGCGTTTTCGAGCCACGGTGAGTCGGCGAGGCTTGTGCGCGGGAGCGATGGCGGGGTGCGCGAGATCTGGCTCGGCGGTACCAAGCTCGTCTCCGAAGCCCGCGCGCGCGCCGAGCTGAAGCGTCGCTACGACGCATGAACGAAGGTGCTTTGCTCCGCGGCGCCTGCCGCCCTGACAACGACTGAGCGTGCGCCGAGTCGCGAGCGCACCGGAACGGAACGACAAGTGCAGCAACCAAAGGAGGCGTTGGTGCATGGACCGAGGCACGGCAACAGCTCAGGCATTTCGGTGATCTTCTTCAGGAACCAAGTGCGAAGGACTCTGGCATTCTGAGGCTCGCTAGCCGATTCAGGAGATTGCAGGCAATCACCGCCTCCGCCTTCTGCGACTCTGGATGACGAGCACGGAGTCTATCGCGAAGAATCGATTTGTATCTGAACAACGTGTTCTCCACTCGGGCCTGGTGAGGGTACCCAGACTCCTTCTTCCATTGGCCGCGCCCGATTTCCTTCACTCTCATGATTGTACGATCGCGAGCGCTTGACTGAGATCTTCGTTGACGCGATCCCGTCGCACTCCTCGAAGGTGGAATGACGACTTCAGTCCCTCGTGCGGTGCTGGCATCGTAGATGGCGACGGTGTCATAGGTCGTGTCCGCAGTGAGGCTTTCGATGTCAGCCTCTATGCTATCGATGAGAGCAAGAGCGGCCTTCGCGTCGTCAGCGCTTCCGCGACTCAGAGCCTGAGCGACGATTCCGCCCGTTCGATCAACACCGAGATGAAGCTTCTTCCAGCCACGTCTGCCGCGACCTCCATGTTTAGCGGCCGCCCACTCGCCTTCGCCGACGTTGAGGCTCTGACTACGCCGAGAGAGCGTCGTGTGATCGGGAGCCTCGAGATCCACAAAGTGATGTCGCCGCGCTGCACCAGAGCGCGATCGTACTCGGCCCAGTTCCGCAGGCGATACTTCGTTTAGTACTTGGAATGGA
It encodes the following:
- a CDS encoding transposase, with product MDLEAPDHTTLSRRSQSLNVGEGEWAAAKHGGRGRRGWKKLHLGVDRTGGIVAQALSRGSADDAKAALALIDSIEADIESLTADTTYDTVAIYDASTARGTEVVIPPSRSATGSRQRRSQSSARDRTIMRVKEIGRGQWKKESGYPHQARVENTLFRYKSILRDRLRARHPESQKAEAVIACNLLNRLASLRMPESFALGS